A window of Macrotis lagotis isolate mMagLag1 chromosome X, bilby.v1.9.chrom.fasta, whole genome shotgun sequence contains these coding sequences:
- the SLC44A2 gene encoding choline transporter-like protein 2 isoform X4, with amino-acid sequence MRRPRKKGTPQKYDPTFKGPIYNRGCTDVICCVVLFIAIVGYVAVGIIAWTHGDPRKVIYPTDSRGQFCGQKGTPNENKPFLFYFNILKCASPLVLLEFQCPTTQICVEKCPSRYLTLLQAYPRQQDLNYYKQFCVPQFDQSKVKSAAEILKNGDCPAMLTPSKPLARRCLPAIETHKGVITVGNETTFDDGHGQKRNVSELVEGAKKANVVLEARQLAMRVFEDYTVSWYWILIGLVIAMVLSLIFIVLLRFLAGIMVWIMIVMVILVLGYGIFHCYMEYARLRGEAGSDISIADLGFQTDFRVYLHLRQTWLAFMIILCVVELIIILLLIFLRKRILIAIALIKEASRAVGYVMTSLLYPLFTFFLLCLCIAYWASTAVFLSTSNEAVYKVFNDTACVAAGQTCNPETFQSSNVTRLCHDARCQFAFYGGETGYHKALLGLQIYNIFMFFWLANFALALGQVTLAGAFASYYWAIKKPDDLPAFPLFSSFGRALRYHTGSLAFGSLLLAIVQVIRVILEYLDQRLKVAENRFAKFLMTCLKCCFWCLEKFLKFLNRNAYIMIAIYGTNFCTSAKNAFFLLMRNIIRVAVLDKVTDFLFLLGKLLVVGSVGILAFFFFTHRIKIVQDTAPPLNYYWVPILTVIIGSYLIAHGFFSVYGMCVDTLFLCFCEDLERNDGSPERPYFMSPELRDILLKGNAEAGKSEAQEE; translated from the exons GAACACCTCAGAAATATGACCCAACATTCAAGGGCCCCATTTATAACAG gGGTTGCACCGATGTTATCTGCTGTGTAGTCTTATTCATAGCCATTGTGGGATATGTAGCTGTGGGCATCATAG CCTGGACCCATGGAGACCCCCGAAAGGTGATTTATCCTACAGACAGCCGTGGACAGTTCTGTGGGCAAAAGGGGACACCTAATGA GAACAAGCCTTTCTTGTTTTACTTCAACATTCTGAAATGTGCTAGTCCTTTGGTGCTCTTGGAGTTTCAGTGCCCAACTACGCAG aTCTGTGTGGAAAAATGTCCCTCTCGATATCTTACCCTTCTACAAGCCTATCCCCGCCAGCAGGATCTGAACTATTATAAACAATTCTGTGTTCCACAGTTTGACCAAAGCAAAGTTAAG AGTGCAGCAGAGATTCTCAAGAATGGAGACTGCCCTGCTATGCTCACGCCCAGCAAACCTT TGGCTCGTCGATGCCTCCCAGCCATTGAGACCCACAAAGGGGTGATCACTGTGGGCAATGAGACCACTTTTGATGATGGTCATGGCCAGAAGAGAAACGTATCCGAGTTGGTGGAGGGAGCCAA GAAGGCAAATGTGGTTCTGGAGGCAAGACAGCTGGCCATGCGTGTGTTTGAGGATTATACTGTTTCCTGGTATTGGATTCTCAT TGGCCTGGTGATTGCCATGGTGCTGAGCCTCATCTTCATCGTTCTCCTTCGATTCCTGGCTGGGATCATGGTCTGGATTATGATAGTCATGGTCATCTTGGTGCTGGGCTATG GAATCTTTCACTGTTACATGGAGTATGCCCGACTCCGAGGTGAAGCAGGCTCTGATATCTCCATTGCGGACCTGGGCTTCCAGACTGACTTTCGGGTATATCTGCACCTGAGGCAGACCTGGCTGGCCTTCA TGATCATCTTGTGCGTGGTGGAGCTCATCATaatcctcctcctcatcttcctgAGAAAACGCATCCTCATTGCTATTGCCCTCATCAAAGAGGCTAGCAG GGCTGTGGGTTATGTCATGACCTCCCTGCTGTACCCactttttacctttttccttctctgcctcTGCATTGCCTACTGGGCCAGCACTGCTGT CTTCCTGTCCACTTCCAATGAGGCTGTCTACAAGGTCTTCAACGACACAGCTTGTGTAGCTGCTGGTCAGACATGTAATCCAGAG ACTTTCCAGTCCTCAAATGTGACCCGACTGTGCCATGATGCTCGATGCCAGTTTGCCTTCTATGGTGGGGAGACTGGTTATCACAAGGCACTACTTGGTCTGCAGATCTACAATATCTTCATGTTCTTCTGGCTGGCAAACTTTGCGCTGGCTTTGGGCCAGGTGACACTGGCTGGAGCCTTTGCCTCCTACTATTGGGCCATAAAGAAGCCAGATGACCTTCCTgcctttcccctcttctcctcctTTGGCAGGGCACTCAG GTACCACACAGGCTCCTTGGCCTTTGGTTCCCTCCTCCTAGCCATCGTGCAGGTAATACGTGTGATACTTGAGTACCTGGATCAGCGTCTCAAAG TTGCAGAGAACAGGTTTGCCAAGTTCCTCATGACCTGTCTCAAGTGCTGTTTTTGGTGCCTAGAGAAATTCCTCAAATTCCTCAATAGGAATGCTTATATCATG atcgCCATCTATGGTACCAACTTCTGTACGTCTGCCAAGAATGCCTTCTTCTTGCTCATGCGGAACATTATTAG GGTAGCTGTCTTGGACAAGGTCActgatttccttttcctcttgggGAAACTTCTGGTTGTGGGAAGTGTTG GAATCCTGGCATTCTTCTTCTTCACCCACCGAATCAAGATTGTACAGGACACAGCACCCCCTCTCAATTACTACTGGGTTCCCATTCTG ACAGTGATCATCGGCTCCTACTTGATTGCTCACGGCTTTTTCAGTGTCTATGGAATGTGTGTGGACACTCTTTTCCTCTGTTTCT GTGAGGACCTGGAGCGTAACGATGGCTCCCCCGAGCGTCCATACTTCATGTCCCCTGAGCTGAGAGACATCCTGCTGAAGGGGAATGCTGAGGCCGGGAAGAGTGAAGCACAGGAGGAATAG
- the SLC44A2 gene encoding choline transporter-like protein 2 isoform X5 gives MGGDRQHYYGQHGTPQKYDPTFKGPIYNRGCTDVICCVVLFIAIVGYVAVGIIAWTHGDPRKVIYPTDSRGQFCGQKGTPNENKPFLFYFNILKCASPLVLLEFQCPTTQICVEKCPSRYLTLLQAYPRQQDLNYYKQFCVPQFDQSKVKSAAEILKNGDCPAMLTPSKPLARRCLPAIETHKGVITVGNETTFDDGHGQKRNVSELVEGAKKANVVLEARQLAMRVFEDYTVSWYWILIGLVIAMVLSLIFIVLLRFLAGIMVWIMIVMVILVLGYGIFHCYMEYARLRGEAGSDISIADLGFQTDFRVYLHLRQTWLAFMIILCVVELIIILLLIFLRKRILIAIALIKEASRAVGYVMTSLLYPLFTFFLLCLCIAYWASTAVFLSTSNEAVYKVFNDTACVAAGQTCNPETFQSSNVTRLCHDARCQFAFYGGETGYHKALLGLQIYNIFMFFWLANFALALGQVTLAGAFASYYWAIKKPDDLPAFPLFSSFGRALRYHTGSLAFGSLLLAIVQVIRVILEYLDQRLKVAENRFAKFLMTCLKCCFWCLEKFLKFLNRNAYIMIAIYGTNFCTSAKNAFFLLMRNIIRVAVLDKVTDFLFLLGKLLVVGSVGILAFFFFTHRIKIVQDTAPPLNYYWVPILTVIIGSYLIAHGFFSVYGMCVDTLFLCFLEDLERNDGSAERPYFMSSNLKKLLNKTNKKPTEG, from the exons ATGGGGGGCGATCGGCAGCACTACTATGGCCAGCATG GAACACCTCAGAAATATGACCCAACATTCAAGGGCCCCATTTATAACAG gGGTTGCACCGATGTTATCTGCTGTGTAGTCTTATTCATAGCCATTGTGGGATATGTAGCTGTGGGCATCATAG CCTGGACCCATGGAGACCCCCGAAAGGTGATTTATCCTACAGACAGCCGTGGACAGTTCTGTGGGCAAAAGGGGACACCTAATGA GAACAAGCCTTTCTTGTTTTACTTCAACATTCTGAAATGTGCTAGTCCTTTGGTGCTCTTGGAGTTTCAGTGCCCAACTACGCAG aTCTGTGTGGAAAAATGTCCCTCTCGATATCTTACCCTTCTACAAGCCTATCCCCGCCAGCAGGATCTGAACTATTATAAACAATTCTGTGTTCCACAGTTTGACCAAAGCAAAGTTAAG AGTGCAGCAGAGATTCTCAAGAATGGAGACTGCCCTGCTATGCTCACGCCCAGCAAACCTT TGGCTCGTCGATGCCTCCCAGCCATTGAGACCCACAAAGGGGTGATCACTGTGGGCAATGAGACCACTTTTGATGATGGTCATGGCCAGAAGAGAAACGTATCCGAGTTGGTGGAGGGAGCCAA GAAGGCAAATGTGGTTCTGGAGGCAAGACAGCTGGCCATGCGTGTGTTTGAGGATTATACTGTTTCCTGGTATTGGATTCTCAT TGGCCTGGTGATTGCCATGGTGCTGAGCCTCATCTTCATCGTTCTCCTTCGATTCCTGGCTGGGATCATGGTCTGGATTATGATAGTCATGGTCATCTTGGTGCTGGGCTATG GAATCTTTCACTGTTACATGGAGTATGCCCGACTCCGAGGTGAAGCAGGCTCTGATATCTCCATTGCGGACCTGGGCTTCCAGACTGACTTTCGGGTATATCTGCACCTGAGGCAGACCTGGCTGGCCTTCA TGATCATCTTGTGCGTGGTGGAGCTCATCATaatcctcctcctcatcttcctgAGAAAACGCATCCTCATTGCTATTGCCCTCATCAAAGAGGCTAGCAG GGCTGTGGGTTATGTCATGACCTCCCTGCTGTACCCactttttacctttttccttctctgcctcTGCATTGCCTACTGGGCCAGCACTGCTGT CTTCCTGTCCACTTCCAATGAGGCTGTCTACAAGGTCTTCAACGACACAGCTTGTGTAGCTGCTGGTCAGACATGTAATCCAGAG ACTTTCCAGTCCTCAAATGTGACCCGACTGTGCCATGATGCTCGATGCCAGTTTGCCTTCTATGGTGGGGAGACTGGTTATCACAAGGCACTACTTGGTCTGCAGATCTACAATATCTTCATGTTCTTCTGGCTGGCAAACTTTGCGCTGGCTTTGGGCCAGGTGACACTGGCTGGAGCCTTTGCCTCCTACTATTGGGCCATAAAGAAGCCAGATGACCTTCCTgcctttcccctcttctcctcctTTGGCAGGGCACTCAG GTACCACACAGGCTCCTTGGCCTTTGGTTCCCTCCTCCTAGCCATCGTGCAGGTAATACGTGTGATACTTGAGTACCTGGATCAGCGTCTCAAAG TTGCAGAGAACAGGTTTGCCAAGTTCCTCATGACCTGTCTCAAGTGCTGTTTTTGGTGCCTAGAGAAATTCCTCAAATTCCTCAATAGGAATGCTTATATCATG atcgCCATCTATGGTACCAACTTCTGTACGTCTGCCAAGAATGCCTTCTTCTTGCTCATGCGGAACATTATTAG GGTAGCTGTCTTGGACAAGGTCActgatttccttttcctcttgggGAAACTTCTGGTTGTGGGAAGTGTTG GAATCCTGGCATTCTTCTTCTTCACCCACCGAATCAAGATTGTACAGGACACAGCACCCCCTCTCAATTACTACTGGGTTCCCATTCTG ACAGTGATCATCGGCTCCTACTTGATTGCTCACGGCTTTTTCAGTGTCTATGGAATGTGTGTGGACACTCTTTTCCTCTGTTTCT TGGAGGACCTGGAGCGGAATGATGGCTCTGCAGAGCGACCGTACTTCATGTCTTCCAACCTGAAGAAGCTCTTAAACAAGACCAACAAGAAGCCAACTGAAGGATAG
- the SLC44A2 gene encoding choline transporter-like protein 2 isoform X2: protein MGPNPSWAPPPPPPAPPSHWRGRRGRAASLRLPPPLAPTSLGWGALGFLAPLASPTMEDGRKESEGPYGTPQKYDPTFKGPIYNRGCTDVICCVVLFIAIVGYVAVGIIAWTHGDPRKVIYPTDSRGQFCGQKGTPNENKPFLFYFNILKCASPLVLLEFQCPTTQICVEKCPSRYLTLLQAYPRQQDLNYYKQFCVPQFDQSKVKSAAEILKNGDCPAMLTPSKPLARRCLPAIETHKGVITVGNETTFDDGHGQKRNVSELVEGAKKANVVLEARQLAMRVFEDYTVSWYWILIGLVIAMVLSLIFIVLLRFLAGIMVWIMIVMVILVLGYGIFHCYMEYARLRGEAGSDISIADLGFQTDFRVYLHLRQTWLAFMIILCVVELIIILLLIFLRKRILIAIALIKEASRAVGYVMTSLLYPLFTFFLLCLCIAYWASTAVFLSTSNEAVYKVFNDTACVAAGQTCNPETFQSSNVTRLCHDARCQFAFYGGETGYHKALLGLQIYNIFMFFWLANFALALGQVTLAGAFASYYWAIKKPDDLPAFPLFSSFGRALRYHTGSLAFGSLLLAIVQVIRVILEYLDQRLKVAENRFAKFLMTCLKCCFWCLEKFLKFLNRNAYIMIAIYGTNFCTSAKNAFFLLMRNIIRVAVLDKVTDFLFLLGKLLVVGSVGILAFFFFTHRIKIVQDTAPPLNYYWVPILTVIIGSYLIAHGFFSVYGMCVDTLFLCFLEDLERNDGSAERPYFMSSNLKKLLNKTNKKPTEG from the exons GAACACCTCAGAAATATGACCCAACATTCAAGGGCCCCATTTATAACAG gGGTTGCACCGATGTTATCTGCTGTGTAGTCTTATTCATAGCCATTGTGGGATATGTAGCTGTGGGCATCATAG CCTGGACCCATGGAGACCCCCGAAAGGTGATTTATCCTACAGACAGCCGTGGACAGTTCTGTGGGCAAAAGGGGACACCTAATGA GAACAAGCCTTTCTTGTTTTACTTCAACATTCTGAAATGTGCTAGTCCTTTGGTGCTCTTGGAGTTTCAGTGCCCAACTACGCAG aTCTGTGTGGAAAAATGTCCCTCTCGATATCTTACCCTTCTACAAGCCTATCCCCGCCAGCAGGATCTGAACTATTATAAACAATTCTGTGTTCCACAGTTTGACCAAAGCAAAGTTAAG AGTGCAGCAGAGATTCTCAAGAATGGAGACTGCCCTGCTATGCTCACGCCCAGCAAACCTT TGGCTCGTCGATGCCTCCCAGCCATTGAGACCCACAAAGGGGTGATCACTGTGGGCAATGAGACCACTTTTGATGATGGTCATGGCCAGAAGAGAAACGTATCCGAGTTGGTGGAGGGAGCCAA GAAGGCAAATGTGGTTCTGGAGGCAAGACAGCTGGCCATGCGTGTGTTTGAGGATTATACTGTTTCCTGGTATTGGATTCTCAT TGGCCTGGTGATTGCCATGGTGCTGAGCCTCATCTTCATCGTTCTCCTTCGATTCCTGGCTGGGATCATGGTCTGGATTATGATAGTCATGGTCATCTTGGTGCTGGGCTATG GAATCTTTCACTGTTACATGGAGTATGCCCGACTCCGAGGTGAAGCAGGCTCTGATATCTCCATTGCGGACCTGGGCTTCCAGACTGACTTTCGGGTATATCTGCACCTGAGGCAGACCTGGCTGGCCTTCA TGATCATCTTGTGCGTGGTGGAGCTCATCATaatcctcctcctcatcttcctgAGAAAACGCATCCTCATTGCTATTGCCCTCATCAAAGAGGCTAGCAG GGCTGTGGGTTATGTCATGACCTCCCTGCTGTACCCactttttacctttttccttctctgcctcTGCATTGCCTACTGGGCCAGCACTGCTGT CTTCCTGTCCACTTCCAATGAGGCTGTCTACAAGGTCTTCAACGACACAGCTTGTGTAGCTGCTGGTCAGACATGTAATCCAGAG ACTTTCCAGTCCTCAAATGTGACCCGACTGTGCCATGATGCTCGATGCCAGTTTGCCTTCTATGGTGGGGAGACTGGTTATCACAAGGCACTACTTGGTCTGCAGATCTACAATATCTTCATGTTCTTCTGGCTGGCAAACTTTGCGCTGGCTTTGGGCCAGGTGACACTGGCTGGAGCCTTTGCCTCCTACTATTGGGCCATAAAGAAGCCAGATGACCTTCCTgcctttcccctcttctcctcctTTGGCAGGGCACTCAG GTACCACACAGGCTCCTTGGCCTTTGGTTCCCTCCTCCTAGCCATCGTGCAGGTAATACGTGTGATACTTGAGTACCTGGATCAGCGTCTCAAAG TTGCAGAGAACAGGTTTGCCAAGTTCCTCATGACCTGTCTCAAGTGCTGTTTTTGGTGCCTAGAGAAATTCCTCAAATTCCTCAATAGGAATGCTTATATCATG atcgCCATCTATGGTACCAACTTCTGTACGTCTGCCAAGAATGCCTTCTTCTTGCTCATGCGGAACATTATTAG GGTAGCTGTCTTGGACAAGGTCActgatttccttttcctcttgggGAAACTTCTGGTTGTGGGAAGTGTTG GAATCCTGGCATTCTTCTTCTTCACCCACCGAATCAAGATTGTACAGGACACAGCACCCCCTCTCAATTACTACTGGGTTCCCATTCTG ACAGTGATCATCGGCTCCTACTTGATTGCTCACGGCTTTTTCAGTGTCTATGGAATGTGTGTGGACACTCTTTTCCTCTGTTTCT TGGAGGACCTGGAGCGGAATGATGGCTCTGCAGAGCGACCGTACTTCATGTCTTCCAACCTGAAGAAGCTCTTAAACAAGACCAACAAGAAGCCAACTGAAGGATAG
- the SLC44A2 gene encoding choline transporter-like protein 2 isoform X1 → MGPNPSWAPPPPPPAPPSHWRGRRGRAASLRLPPPLAPTSLGWGALGFLAPLASPTMEDGRKESEGPYGTPQKYDPTFKGPIYNRGCTDVICCVVLFIAIVGYVAVGIIAWTHGDPRKVIYPTDSRGQFCGQKGTPNENKPFLFYFNILKCASPLVLLEFQCPTTQICVEKCPSRYLTLLQAYPRQQDLNYYKQFCVPQFDQSKVKSAAEILKNGDCPAMLTPSKPLARRCLPAIETHKGVITVGNETTFDDGHGQKRNVSELVEGAKKANVVLEARQLAMRVFEDYTVSWYWILIGLVIAMVLSLIFIVLLRFLAGIMVWIMIVMVILVLGYGIFHCYMEYARLRGEAGSDISIADLGFQTDFRVYLHLRQTWLAFMIILCVVELIIILLLIFLRKRILIAIALIKEASRAVGYVMTSLLYPLFTFFLLCLCIAYWASTAVFLSTSNEAVYKVFNDTACVAAGQTCNPETFQSSNVTRLCHDARCQFAFYGGETGYHKALLGLQIYNIFMFFWLANFALALGQVTLAGAFASYYWAIKKPDDLPAFPLFSSFGRALRYHTGSLAFGSLLLAIVQVIRVILEYLDQRLKVAENRFAKFLMTCLKCCFWCLEKFLKFLNRNAYIMIAIYGTNFCTSAKNAFFLLMRNIIRVAVLDKVTDFLFLLGKLLVVGSVGILAFFFFTHRIKIVQDTAPPLNYYWVPILTVIIGSYLIAHGFFSVYGMCVDTLFLCFCEDLERNDGSPERPYFMSPELRDILLKGNAEAGKSEAQEE, encoded by the exons GAACACCTCAGAAATATGACCCAACATTCAAGGGCCCCATTTATAACAG gGGTTGCACCGATGTTATCTGCTGTGTAGTCTTATTCATAGCCATTGTGGGATATGTAGCTGTGGGCATCATAG CCTGGACCCATGGAGACCCCCGAAAGGTGATTTATCCTACAGACAGCCGTGGACAGTTCTGTGGGCAAAAGGGGACACCTAATGA GAACAAGCCTTTCTTGTTTTACTTCAACATTCTGAAATGTGCTAGTCCTTTGGTGCTCTTGGAGTTTCAGTGCCCAACTACGCAG aTCTGTGTGGAAAAATGTCCCTCTCGATATCTTACCCTTCTACAAGCCTATCCCCGCCAGCAGGATCTGAACTATTATAAACAATTCTGTGTTCCACAGTTTGACCAAAGCAAAGTTAAG AGTGCAGCAGAGATTCTCAAGAATGGAGACTGCCCTGCTATGCTCACGCCCAGCAAACCTT TGGCTCGTCGATGCCTCCCAGCCATTGAGACCCACAAAGGGGTGATCACTGTGGGCAATGAGACCACTTTTGATGATGGTCATGGCCAGAAGAGAAACGTATCCGAGTTGGTGGAGGGAGCCAA GAAGGCAAATGTGGTTCTGGAGGCAAGACAGCTGGCCATGCGTGTGTTTGAGGATTATACTGTTTCCTGGTATTGGATTCTCAT TGGCCTGGTGATTGCCATGGTGCTGAGCCTCATCTTCATCGTTCTCCTTCGATTCCTGGCTGGGATCATGGTCTGGATTATGATAGTCATGGTCATCTTGGTGCTGGGCTATG GAATCTTTCACTGTTACATGGAGTATGCCCGACTCCGAGGTGAAGCAGGCTCTGATATCTCCATTGCGGACCTGGGCTTCCAGACTGACTTTCGGGTATATCTGCACCTGAGGCAGACCTGGCTGGCCTTCA TGATCATCTTGTGCGTGGTGGAGCTCATCATaatcctcctcctcatcttcctgAGAAAACGCATCCTCATTGCTATTGCCCTCATCAAAGAGGCTAGCAG GGCTGTGGGTTATGTCATGACCTCCCTGCTGTACCCactttttacctttttccttctctgcctcTGCATTGCCTACTGGGCCAGCACTGCTGT CTTCCTGTCCACTTCCAATGAGGCTGTCTACAAGGTCTTCAACGACACAGCTTGTGTAGCTGCTGGTCAGACATGTAATCCAGAG ACTTTCCAGTCCTCAAATGTGACCCGACTGTGCCATGATGCTCGATGCCAGTTTGCCTTCTATGGTGGGGAGACTGGTTATCACAAGGCACTACTTGGTCTGCAGATCTACAATATCTTCATGTTCTTCTGGCTGGCAAACTTTGCGCTGGCTTTGGGCCAGGTGACACTGGCTGGAGCCTTTGCCTCCTACTATTGGGCCATAAAGAAGCCAGATGACCTTCCTgcctttcccctcttctcctcctTTGGCAGGGCACTCAG GTACCACACAGGCTCCTTGGCCTTTGGTTCCCTCCTCCTAGCCATCGTGCAGGTAATACGTGTGATACTTGAGTACCTGGATCAGCGTCTCAAAG TTGCAGAGAACAGGTTTGCCAAGTTCCTCATGACCTGTCTCAAGTGCTGTTTTTGGTGCCTAGAGAAATTCCTCAAATTCCTCAATAGGAATGCTTATATCATG atcgCCATCTATGGTACCAACTTCTGTACGTCTGCCAAGAATGCCTTCTTCTTGCTCATGCGGAACATTATTAG GGTAGCTGTCTTGGACAAGGTCActgatttccttttcctcttgggGAAACTTCTGGTTGTGGGAAGTGTTG GAATCCTGGCATTCTTCTTCTTCACCCACCGAATCAAGATTGTACAGGACACAGCACCCCCTCTCAATTACTACTGGGTTCCCATTCTG ACAGTGATCATCGGCTCCTACTTGATTGCTCACGGCTTTTTCAGTGTCTATGGAATGTGTGTGGACACTCTTTTCCTCTGTTTCT GTGAGGACCTGGAGCGTAACGATGGCTCCCCCGAGCGTCCATACTTCATGTCCCCTGAGCTGAGAGACATCCTGCTGAAGGGGAATGCTGAGGCCGGGAAGAGTGAAGCACAGGAGGAATAG
- the SLC44A2 gene encoding choline transporter-like protein 2 isoform X3, with protein sequence MGGDRQHYYGQHGTPQKYDPTFKGPIYNRGCTDVICCVVLFIAIVGYVAVGIIAWTHGDPRKVIYPTDSRGQFCGQKGTPNENKPFLFYFNILKCASPLVLLEFQCPTTQICVEKCPSRYLTLLQAYPRQQDLNYYKQFCVPQFDQSKVKSAAEILKNGDCPAMLTPSKPLARRCLPAIETHKGVITVGNETTFDDGHGQKRNVSELVEGAKKANVVLEARQLAMRVFEDYTVSWYWILIGLVIAMVLSLIFIVLLRFLAGIMVWIMIVMVILVLGYGIFHCYMEYARLRGEAGSDISIADLGFQTDFRVYLHLRQTWLAFMIILCVVELIIILLLIFLRKRILIAIALIKEASRAVGYVMTSLLYPLFTFFLLCLCIAYWASTAVFLSTSNEAVYKVFNDTACVAAGQTCNPETFQSSNVTRLCHDARCQFAFYGGETGYHKALLGLQIYNIFMFFWLANFALALGQVTLAGAFASYYWAIKKPDDLPAFPLFSSFGRALRYHTGSLAFGSLLLAIVQVIRVILEYLDQRLKVAENRFAKFLMTCLKCCFWCLEKFLKFLNRNAYIMIAIYGTNFCTSAKNAFFLLMRNIIRVAVLDKVTDFLFLLGKLLVVGSVGILAFFFFTHRIKIVQDTAPPLNYYWVPILTVIIGSYLIAHGFFSVYGMCVDTLFLCFCEDLERNDGSPERPYFMSPELRDILLKGNAEAGKSEAQEE encoded by the exons ATGGGGGGCGATCGGCAGCACTACTATGGCCAGCATG GAACACCTCAGAAATATGACCCAACATTCAAGGGCCCCATTTATAACAG gGGTTGCACCGATGTTATCTGCTGTGTAGTCTTATTCATAGCCATTGTGGGATATGTAGCTGTGGGCATCATAG CCTGGACCCATGGAGACCCCCGAAAGGTGATTTATCCTACAGACAGCCGTGGACAGTTCTGTGGGCAAAAGGGGACACCTAATGA GAACAAGCCTTTCTTGTTTTACTTCAACATTCTGAAATGTGCTAGTCCTTTGGTGCTCTTGGAGTTTCAGTGCCCAACTACGCAG aTCTGTGTGGAAAAATGTCCCTCTCGATATCTTACCCTTCTACAAGCCTATCCCCGCCAGCAGGATCTGAACTATTATAAACAATTCTGTGTTCCACAGTTTGACCAAAGCAAAGTTAAG AGTGCAGCAGAGATTCTCAAGAATGGAGACTGCCCTGCTATGCTCACGCCCAGCAAACCTT TGGCTCGTCGATGCCTCCCAGCCATTGAGACCCACAAAGGGGTGATCACTGTGGGCAATGAGACCACTTTTGATGATGGTCATGGCCAGAAGAGAAACGTATCCGAGTTGGTGGAGGGAGCCAA GAAGGCAAATGTGGTTCTGGAGGCAAGACAGCTGGCCATGCGTGTGTTTGAGGATTATACTGTTTCCTGGTATTGGATTCTCAT TGGCCTGGTGATTGCCATGGTGCTGAGCCTCATCTTCATCGTTCTCCTTCGATTCCTGGCTGGGATCATGGTCTGGATTATGATAGTCATGGTCATCTTGGTGCTGGGCTATG GAATCTTTCACTGTTACATGGAGTATGCCCGACTCCGAGGTGAAGCAGGCTCTGATATCTCCATTGCGGACCTGGGCTTCCAGACTGACTTTCGGGTATATCTGCACCTGAGGCAGACCTGGCTGGCCTTCA TGATCATCTTGTGCGTGGTGGAGCTCATCATaatcctcctcctcatcttcctgAGAAAACGCATCCTCATTGCTATTGCCCTCATCAAAGAGGCTAGCAG GGCTGTGGGTTATGTCATGACCTCCCTGCTGTACCCactttttacctttttccttctctgcctcTGCATTGCCTACTGGGCCAGCACTGCTGT CTTCCTGTCCACTTCCAATGAGGCTGTCTACAAGGTCTTCAACGACACAGCTTGTGTAGCTGCTGGTCAGACATGTAATCCAGAG ACTTTCCAGTCCTCAAATGTGACCCGACTGTGCCATGATGCTCGATGCCAGTTTGCCTTCTATGGTGGGGAGACTGGTTATCACAAGGCACTACTTGGTCTGCAGATCTACAATATCTTCATGTTCTTCTGGCTGGCAAACTTTGCGCTGGCTTTGGGCCAGGTGACACTGGCTGGAGCCTTTGCCTCCTACTATTGGGCCATAAAGAAGCCAGATGACCTTCCTgcctttcccctcttctcctcctTTGGCAGGGCACTCAG GTACCACACAGGCTCCTTGGCCTTTGGTTCCCTCCTCCTAGCCATCGTGCAGGTAATACGTGTGATACTTGAGTACCTGGATCAGCGTCTCAAAG TTGCAGAGAACAGGTTTGCCAAGTTCCTCATGACCTGTCTCAAGTGCTGTTTTTGGTGCCTAGAGAAATTCCTCAAATTCCTCAATAGGAATGCTTATATCATG atcgCCATCTATGGTACCAACTTCTGTACGTCTGCCAAGAATGCCTTCTTCTTGCTCATGCGGAACATTATTAG GGTAGCTGTCTTGGACAAGGTCActgatttccttttcctcttgggGAAACTTCTGGTTGTGGGAAGTGTTG GAATCCTGGCATTCTTCTTCTTCACCCACCGAATCAAGATTGTACAGGACACAGCACCCCCTCTCAATTACTACTGGGTTCCCATTCTG ACAGTGATCATCGGCTCCTACTTGATTGCTCACGGCTTTTTCAGTGTCTATGGAATGTGTGTGGACACTCTTTTCCTCTGTTTCT GTGAGGACCTGGAGCGTAACGATGGCTCCCCCGAGCGTCCATACTTCATGTCCCCTGAGCTGAGAGACATCCTGCTGAAGGGGAATGCTGAGGCCGGGAAGAGTGAAGCACAGGAGGAATAG